Proteins found in one Crassostrea angulata isolate pt1a10 chromosome 3, ASM2561291v2, whole genome shotgun sequence genomic segment:
- the LOC128178071 gene encoding activating signal cointegrator 1-like yields the protein MATSVERWMCDELSKLGLPASEDNAKYILSIGNAGEIQEYMLELLDGSDPRVRTFISQLIQKWRPQEKPPDNITVYRKSDQDEEYISGKKSAKPSKNNSASQPLVSQTETIQADQSNQESRKKKFIPLFSQEGQAKSVIKLTGRHSCECQATKHKLISNCVRCGRIVCEQEGSGPCLFCGNLVCTKEEQEVLDRGSRKSEQLRQRLMKDRGQDDYEKAVQHKNKLLEFDKTSVRRTQVIDDESDYFSTDNRWLSKTEKAKLKKREEELRAQRHASRKDRKIMLDFAGRQVIEESNTAGMNMYDVNDDVIQEIHYGAKSKAPPTQPGNLTDLVNPSINVPGPKFVASAMETPAVGRPHKKEGETRREGLRLQDRELQEMSDEGMCLSMHQPWASLLVKGIKCHEGRTWYTAHRGRLWIAATAKPPAPEEVAEVEQFYRYLYKDPHLQGPTHYPVGCLLGCVDLTDCLPQDEYREKFPEGESASSFVFICENPQELVVKFPIKGKHKIYKLDNHILQAARKGLR from the exons GTACATTTTAAGCATTGGAAATGCAGGAGAGATCCAGGAATATATGTTGGAGCTGTTAGATGGATCTGATCCTAGAGTTAGAACATTCATCAGTCAGCTGATACAGAAATGGAGACCACAAGAAAAACCTCCTGATAATATCACT GTTTACCGCAAATCTGATCAGGACGAGGAGTACATCAGTGGTAAAAAATCAGCAAAGCCTTCAAAGAACAACAGTGCTTCTCAACCACTTGTCAGTCAAACTGAAACAATACAGGCAGATCAG tcAAATCAAGAATCAaggaaaaagaaatttataCCACTGTTTAGTCAGGAAGGACAAGCTAAATCTGTGATAAAATTAACAG gCAGACATTCTTGTGAATGTCAAGCCACAAAACACAAGCTGATTTCCAATTGTGTGAGGTGCGGGCGGATAGTGTGTGAGCAGGAGGGGTCAGGGCCGTGCCTCTTCTGTGGCAATCTG GTGTGTACCAAGGAGGAACAGGAAGTGCTTGATCGTGGATCTCGGAAGAGTGAGCAGTTACGACAGCGACTGATGAAGGATCGGGGACAGGATGATTACGAGAAAGCCGTACAGCACAAAAACAAACTGTTGGAGTTTGACAAAACCAG TGTCAGAAGAACACAGGTTATAGATGACGAATCAGACTACTTCTCAACAGACAACCGCTGGTTAAGTAAAACAGAAAAAGCAAAGTTAAAGAAACGAGAGGAAGAGTTACGAGCCCAGCGTCACGCATCAAGAAAGGACAGGAAAATTATGCTGGACTTTGCGGGCCGCCAAGTGATAGAAGAAAGCAATACAGCAGGAATGAACATGTATGATGTCAATGATGATGTCATCCAGGAAATTCACTATGGAGCAAAATCAAAAGCTCCTCCCACACAGCCAGGAAATCTCACTGATTTAGTCAACCCCAGCATCAATGTACCAGGCCCAAAG TTTGTAGCAAGTGCTATGGAGACACCTGCTGTAGGTAGACCACATAAAAAGGAGGGGGAGACAAGAAGGGAAGGTCTACGACTTCAAGACAGAGAATTACAGGAAATGTCTGATGAAGGCATGTGTTTGAGCATGCATCAACCTTGGGCCTCATTGCTTGtcaaaggcatcaaatg TCATGAGGGTAGGACCTGGTACACTGCTCACCGTGGGAGACTTTGGATAGCAGCCACGGCCAAACCGCCCGCCCCAGAGGAGGTAGCAGAGGTGGAGCAGTTCTACAGATACCTGTACAAAG ACCCCCACCTGCAGGGCCCCACTCACTACCCGGTCGGCTGTCTGTTAGGCTGTGTGGACTTGACTGACTGTCTCCCTCAGGATGAATACAGAGAAAAG TTTCCAGAGGGTGAATCAGCGTCTtcttttgtgtttatttgtgaAAACCCCCAAGAACTGGTTGTGAAATTTCCCATCAAGGGAAAACACAAGATTT ataaACTAGATAACCATATATTACAAGCTGCTAGAAAAGGACTTAGATGA